tgcctagtcactttatcctgtcttcatgtacgtacagtatctacctcaagtaCCTCGTAGCtgtgcacattgatctggtactagtaCTCCCAGTATATAccgtgcattctgaaagtattcagaacccttgactttttccacattttgttacattgcagccttattctaaaatggattaaataaaacattttcctcatcaatctatacaaaATAACACAAGatgacagaaataccttatttacataaatattcagaccctttgctatgagactcgaaattgagctcaagtgcatcctgtttccattggatcatccttgagatgtttccacctgtggtaaattcaattaattggacatgattttttaaagtcacacacctgtatatgtaaggtcccacatttgacagtgcatgtcagagaaaaaaccaagccatgaggttgaaggaattgtccgtagagctctgagacaggattgtgtcaaggcacagatctcggGAAGGGTACCATAAAATTTCAGCAACaatgaaggttcccaagaacacaatggcctccatcattcttaaatgaaagaagtttggaatcaacaagattcttcctagagctggccgcccggccaaactgagcaatcaggggagaagggccttggtcagggaggtgtaaaagaacccgatggtcactctgacagagctccagagttcctctctggagatgggagaaccttccaggaggacaaccatctctgcagcactccaccaatcaggccattatggtagagtgggcagaCGGAAGTCAcactttttattttcatttttttagttgaacctttatttaacttggcaagtcagttaagaacaaattcttatttacaacgatggccaaaccctaacacgggcgtcgctgggccaattgtgtgctgccctatgggactcccaatcacagccagacgTGATACAGctcaggatcgaaccagggtctgtagtgacacctctagcactgaggtagtgccttagactgctgcaccttagacagctgtgccactccacagtaaaaggcacatgacagcccacttggagtttgccaaaaggcacctgaaggactctcagaccatgagaaatattATTCTGATTAAactaagattgaattctttggcctgaatgccaagcgtcacactAAGGATTGCCCGCTGGATACGAGATGCAGgcacagggagtgaacatttaaaaaccacagacaggaacagaatacagacagcgtctggacagtgGAAACGGAAACAACAATAATGCTAACATGGAGatgaaacagagaaaacagacagatatagggaatgCAATCAAAACGTGAAGGAgttcaggtgagtccaatgagctcTGATGCGCGTAATTATGGTGACAGGTGTATGTAATGAAAggcagcctggcaccctcgagcgccagagagggtgagcgggagcaggcgtgacagtcacatctggaggaaacctggcaccatccctacagtgaagcatggtggtggcagcatcatgctgtggggatgttattcagcggcagggactgggagactcgtcaggatcgagggaaacatGAACGAAGCACAGttcagagaaatccttgatgaaaacctgcttcaggacctcagactggggcgaaggttcaccttccaataggacaacaaccctaagcacacagccaagacaacacaggagtggctttgggacaagtctctgaatgtccttgagtgacccatcCAGAGCCCTGACTTTAATCAGAtctagcatctctggagagacctgaaaatagctgtgcagcaacgctcccatccaacctgacagagcttgagaggatctgcagagaagaatgtgagaaactccccaaatacaggtgtgccaagcttgtagcatcatactcaaaaagactcgaggctgtaatagctgccaaagatgcttcaacaaagtactgagtaaagggtctgatgacttatgtaaatgtgatatttctgttgttgttttttttataaatttgcaaaaaaatcgaaaaacctgtatttgctttgtcattatggggtattgtgtgtagattgatgagaaaaaaatggACTTAATAAatgttataataacactgtaatgtaacaaaatgtggagaaagtcaaggggtctgaatactttccgaatgcaatgtagctccattcttgtgtattttattttattccgcTTGTGTTTAGTTGCTATTTTTGAAACATCGTTGGGAGAGGTTCGGGAAGCAAGAATTTCACTGTACAGTCATATTCGGCGCATGTTatcagtttgatttgatttaaaatgaAGGATTACCATTCTGTATGAACTGACGACAACCAATCTTTATTTCACCCATATGTGTCTTGTCCACTTCTCTAGAATTGGATCCGAGTGTTTGCCGTCCGAGTCTTGAGTGCAGAGGACAACAGCAGCTCTGAGGTCAAAGGGCAGCTGGACCTACCCACTAATCAGGGAGCAGTGAAACAGAGCACACTCTCTCCCACCACTTTGACAACCAACCACAGCCAGCCTGGCGATACAGTTCAGAGCAATGTAGCCTTGGCATTGGTAGAGAGCTTCCTCAAAGCCTCTGGTTCTCTCAGTGAGACCAGTGTCAGCATTGATACCAGTGACGTCAGTGCTGTTACTGGTAATGTCAGTACTGTTACCAGTGACGTCAGTACTGTTAACTTTGACATAAGAGACACAAGTAACATCAAGGATACCAGCGATAGTAGCGAAAGCAGTGAAAGTAGCGAGAGCAGTGACACTAGTGAGACCAGTGATAGCAGCAATACCAGTGACAGTAAAGAGAGTGATACcagtgagagtgaggagagacaccAGAGCCAAGCTACAGACTGCCAGCAGGGTGTCCACAGCACTGCCTGTGACAGTGAGGAGTATTTCATCCAAGATATAGGTGACGATGGTCAATATCCAATGGATGATTTGCTCATGCCTGAAGAGGAGCATAGAGAGTTGAGTTTACGAAGATAATGCTAACATCCCCCATTTGACTGTATCAGGTTGGATGCATTTCAAATGAAGCAAGGGGAGGGAGTACAGTGTAGATCAAGTAATATAGTATGACATTGACTTCTATGATTTGTTTTGATGTTGGcatgaaataaaaattaaaataaactgtTCAGCCTACTGCTTAGAAATATAGGTTTAAGTGTTGTAGTAGATGGTTTGAAATCATGGTTGCAAATATTCTTCCTATTCATTTGCTTTTTTCACTCATTTTCACGAAGACTTTAattccaaaatgctatatatccattttcagaaatgttggtaaattataTTTTATTGTTTATAGAAATTCTGATAGAGATGGatgtgttttttcactatctaattatggcatggggttgtttgactctgatctggatactgacctctgcctgcccttgacctgttgttttgcctgcccctgttctagtaataaacttttgttacttcaacactgtctgcatctgggtcttccctaaaacaTGATAAATGCTATATATTTGCCTCAATCTCAGATAAATAGGTAGTagtgctaggttttacacagtcaaatataacaaatatctattttttttataaagaacAGTACATATAGACACatgttgcatatatatatatatacagtaccagtcaaaaaaaattacacctacttattcaagggtttttctttatttgtactattttctacattgtagaataatagtgaagacatcaaaactatgaaataacacataaaatcatgtagtaaccaaaaaagtgtttaacaaattaaATTAtactttagattcttcaaagtaccctaccttgccttgatgacagctttgcacactcttggcattcgctcaaccagctGTGAGAACTTTTGCTTTTctagcagtcttgaaggagttcccacatatgctgagcacttgttgcttTACCTTCACTCCACTGTcaaactcttcccaaaccatctcaattgggttgaggtcgggtgattgtggaggccaggtcatctccttcttggtgaaatagtccttacacagcctggaggtgtgttgggtcattgtcctgttgaaaaacaaatgatagtcccactaagtgaaaaccagattggatggtgtATTgtggcagaatgctgtggtagccatgctggttaagtatgccttgaattctaaataaatcacagacagtgtcaccagcaaagcacccccgcaccatcacacctcctcctacatgtttcacggtgggaaccacacatggagagaccatccattcacctactctgcatctcacaaagacaaagcggttggaaccaaatatctcaaatttggactcattggaccaaaggacagatttttgacagatctaatgtccattgttcgtgtttcttggcccaagcaagtctcttcttattattggtgtcctttggtagtggtttctttgcagcaatttgaccatgaaggccagattcacgcagtctcctccgaacagttgatgttgagatgtgtctgttacttgaactctgtgaagcatttatttcgtCTACaacttctgaggctggtaactctaatgaatttatcctctgcagcagaggtaactctgggtcttcctttactgtggcggtcctaatgagagccagtttcatcatagtgcttgatggtttttgcaactgcacttgaagaaactttcaaagttcttgaaatgttccgtattgactgacattcatgtcttaaagtaatgacggactgtcgtttctcttttcttatttgagttgtttttgccataatatgcacttggtcttttaccaattagggctatcttctgtataccacccctaccttgtcacaacataactaaCTGgcacaaacgcattaagaaggaaaacaattccacaaatgaacttttacctaggcacacctgttaatttaaatgcattccaggtgactaactcatgaaactggttgagagaataccaagagtgtgcaaagttgtcatcaaggcaaagggtggtgtAACGTTCgtagttgggagagagagaggaggaccaaggtgcagcgtggtaagtattcatattCTCTTTTAATGAAAACGAATACTCTAACAAAACCAACAAAACGAAAACAGTTCTGAACGGTGAAATaccaacacagaacagaaaataaacacccacgaaacacaagtgggaaaaggctacctaagtatgattctcaatcagagacaactaacgacacctgcctctgattgagaaccataccaggccaaacgcaaacacaacatagaaaacggaacatagacaacccacccaactcactccctgaccatactaaagcaAAGACAAATCAAacaaactaaggtcagaacgtgacaggtggctactttgaagaatctcaaatctaaaatatattttgatttgtttaacacttttttttagcacatgattccatatgtgttacttcatagttttgatgtcttcactattattatacaatgtagaaaatatttgtaaaaaataaaaaaagacccttgaataagtaggtgtgtccaaatttgactagtactgtatatatatatatatatatatatatagttgtatttgtattttgttgtattttctgtattttacATGCAATTTTCGAATTGTATTGCACTGTAATGAGAATGGTATTGATATTATTGTGTAATTTATCTAATAATCACTGATTAAAAACACAAATAATTACCAATCCATCAGTTTTCTTGCATAAACTTAACTGCATTAAAGAGCATTGGGATGCCATGATTCTCTCCACTTAGTGAGTTCTCAATCATCTAACCTGATAAAATAATGGTCAATAAATAAATCTGTCTGTTGTCTGAAGCAATGTTTTGACTCATTTTCGTGTTTATTTGAGTTCATGGCCttgggcagtggtggaaaaagtactcaattgtcatactaaaaaaaaaaggtaaaaataccttaatagaaaattactcaagtataagtgaaagtcacctagtaaaatactacttgagtaaaagtcaaaaagtatttggttttatgtatcaaaagtaaattgaatagctaaaatgtacttaagtatcaaaagttaaagtcAAAGTATAAATCGTTTCAAATTCCTTTTATTAagaaaaccagacggcacaattttttattgatggatagccaggggcaaactTCAACACAATTTACAAACACAGCATTTGTGTTTgatgagtctgccagatcagaagcagtagatgaccagggatgttctcttgatatgtATTGGacaattggaccattttcctgtcaaactgtaacgagtacttttgggtgtcagggaaaatgtatggagtaaaaagtacattgttttctttaggaatgtagtgaagtacaagtaaaagttggcaaaaatagaaatggtaaagtaaagtacagataccccaaaaaactactga
This sequence is a window from Oncorhynchus tshawytscha isolate Ot180627B linkage group LG34, Otsh_v2.0, whole genome shotgun sequence. Protein-coding genes within it:
- the scpp1 gene encoding secretory calcium-binding phosphoprotein 1 isoform X2, translated to MKITIVIFCLVGAVYANPILYKAILEQSELESSNMTQTQRLSSPASQSLHQSDTSELKSSEESTSEDQSSESESESLESNSESSESHSLESASQSLEDRTDSNAIGDTRDNSQGSEENVRKNWIRVFAVRVLSAEDNSSSEVKGQLDLPTNQGAVKQSTLSPTTLTTNHSQPGDTVQSNVALALVESFLKASGSLSETSVSIDTSDVSAVTGNVSTVTSDVSTVNFDIRDTSNIKDTSDSSESSESSESSDTSETSDSSNTSDSKESDTSESEERHQSQATDCQQGVHSTACDSEEYFIQDIGDDGQYPMDDLLMPEEEHRELSLRR
- the scpp1 gene encoding secretory calcium-binding phosphoprotein 1 isoform X1, which encodes MKITIVIFCLVGAVYANPILYKAILEQSELESSNMTQTQRLSSPASQSLHQSDTSELKSSEESTSEDQSSESESESLESNSESSESHSLESASQSLEDRQTDSNAIGDTRDNSQGSEENVRKNWIRVFAVRVLSAEDNSSSEVKGQLDLPTNQGAVKQSTLSPTTLTTNHSQPGDTVQSNVALALVESFLKASGSLSETSVSIDTSDVSAVTGNVSTVTSDVSTVNFDIRDTSNIKDTSDSSESSESSESSDTSETSDSSNTSDSKESDTSESEERHQSQATDCQQGVHSTACDSEEYFIQDIGDDGQYPMDDLLMPEEEHRELSLRR
- the scpp1 gene encoding secretory calcium-binding phosphoprotein 1 isoform X3, which translates into the protein MTQTQRLSSPASQSLHQSDTSELKSSEESTSEDQSSESESESLESNSESSESHSLESASQSLEDRQTDSNAIGDTRDNSQGSEENVRKNWIRVFAVRVLSAEDNSSSEVKGQLDLPTNQGAVKQSTLSPTTLTTNHSQPGDTVQSNVALALVESFLKASGSLSETSVSIDTSDVSAVTGNVSTVTSDVSTVNFDIRDTSNIKDTSDSSESSESSESSDTSETSDSSNTSDSKESDTSESEERHQSQATDCQQGVHSTACDSEEYFIQDIGDDGQYPMDDLLMPEEEHRELSLRR